The Candidatus Neomarinimicrobiota bacterium DNA window GAAAATTGGGGAGGTAATAAAGGTGGTGGCATTCAAATAGAATGGAGGTCATTAGCGATTCCAAATATCGTTATCGAGTAGATTAAATGTAACGCGGTGGAACTTATAAACATTGAATCACTCCTCAAAACGCACCTATTTTCAAGTCCATGCGCCAGCCAAACGAGATAAGGCCAATCTTCATCGCCGGAAGTGAACGTTCTGGTACAACACTTTTGCGCCTAATGCTTCATTCCCACCCCCGCATCGCCATCCCACCTCAGACAAAATATTTAATGAAGCTCTACAAACGGCGGCTATTATTCGGAAATCTTCATAAGGAAAAGAATCGAGAGAAACTTGCTAAGTGGTTCTTGGATCATTTTGATGAAAGTACGAAACTGAACGATCTTGAGATCGATCAAGAGTCTGTAAGAAAGTGGATATTGGAATCGAAGTCCCTCGGTGCCGCTCTTGCTGCACCGTGGATCTACTACGCACAGAGCCATGGGAAACAGCGGTGGGGCGACAAACGACCGTACTACATCCACCATATGGAAAAGCTTAGACAGCTCTACCCTGATGCACAGGTTATAAATGTTCTCAGAGACTGCCGCGATGTTGTAGCCTCGCTCAAGGAAATGCCTTGGTGGAATAATAGTGTAAACTACTCCATCCTCAACTGGAAATCAGCTATACAATGCGGCATAAATGCACGT harbors:
- a CDS encoding sulfotransferase — encoded protein: MRQPNEIRPIFIAGSERSGTTLLRLMLHSHPRIAIPPQTKYLMKLYKRRLLFGNLHKEKNREKLAKWFLDHFDESTKLNDLEIDQESVRKWILESKSLGAALAAPWIYYAQSHGKQRWGDKRPYYIHHMEKLRQLYPDAQVINVLRDCRDVVASLKEMPWWNNSVNYSILNWKSAIQCGINARMKTKLDEYLELRYEDLLAEPERELQRVCQFLGEPYDPGMLQFQGIAKQVIPDYKMDWHSATREPLNTSSVGRWEKDLSTAEMSVVEWATGDEMVQLGYTLSKAQDPDFHLRNRFEKEARTFKAQHKRLEMINSIFSFFYRWETDYRAG